tTTCGCCGATCCCGCCGCCAAAGCCAAAGGTTTTACAGGGAGAACCGTTAAAATCGACCGACTCCTCGAAAGACCACAGATCCTACAGAGATACACTACGGTCTCCAAAACTCCATCGAGAGTTCATCAAGACTCAAATCTCCAATACGCTCTCGCATTCCGCTGACTATATACCTTTGGATGCACCACCGCTCCCCAAGCGCAGCTACATGAGGAGTGACAACAGTCTCTCGAACACCAAGTCGCCGTCGCCATCGCCACCCCCAGTTCCGCGTCGCCCGACGGACTCTATGCGCTACGCACCGCACTCGCCAACCAAAagcttctcgttctcgcagcagcaggctgAAAGCCCCTCGGACGAGTACGCTTTTGACCGGAAAAAGGAGCTGTGGAAAGAGCGTGTATACCATGTTGTGAGCGAGTATCCGCCAGAGGTCGACTTCCGGTTCTGGTGGGACGCCGCGGACGTGATGGAAGCTTCGTTTAGCGCCATCAAGACAGCCGAATAGGCGATCTACCGAATTAACTTGCATTATTTTCCTCAAAAAATGCATTCTTTCCATCTCCGTAGTCCTTGAtgttctcgttgtccaCCTCGTCAAGAGCAACACGGAACTGCGACATGTCGATCTCCGTGCCCTTCTCGCCCGTATCTTCCTCCTGGTAGAACTTGTCTGCAAACTTCTTGATAATGATCTCTCTTCCTGTGAGGGCCCTCTTGGCCGTCTCGCTCTgcttctctttttcctgtgtgtgtttcttcttccatTCTGCAAACGTAGCTGGCGTGATTGGCGTCAGCTTGTCTCGTGGCAGCTTGTCTCTCTCTGTCTCTATGAAATCCTCCAGCGTGATCTTGGGCTGTGCCTCCAACGCCATTCTCTCCAGCCGTCTCTGCTCCTTGGTCTTGAGCACGAAGCCCGGCGGAAGCGAGTGTCTATACTTACACTCCTTGCCCTGCTTGGGGTCAGAGTCCGGACACGTCCAAAACCATCCATACTTGCCGTCCTCGACCGCAGAAATGAAATGCTTGCACACCTTGTCTGTGGTGGTCTTTGGGTTTCCATGCTTGGACAAAATCACCTTTCTGAGTTTCTCCTCGTCCCAGTTGTCCATTGTGTCGTTTCTCTTCTCCTCATCCTTGTCGTCCGCGTAAAGGTCCCTCTTGGCAGCCTTCCGGCCAACAGCAAGATCGTGGCTAAATTTACAGTTCTTGCCTCTAGTACATGCTCCcgctttgaaaaactcacAGAGGATCGATTTTGGATCCACTCCAAACGGCACTTTTTGCGTGGGAATCGAGGACTGGAGCAGTTTGGCGgcctccttcttggcctcctcggCAGCCTTCTTCTCGGCAGCACGCTGCTTGGCCATGGCCTGTGCTTTCTTGTCTGCAGCCTGCGCAGTGACCTGGTTCACATACTGCTGCACCTTCTTCGActtgttcttgtttttcaagcCAAAAGTCTTatcttccagctgcttcTGCACCTTCTTggcgttcttcttcttttcggcGTCCTTCTGGGCCTTCTGGGCCTTCTTTGGCGGCATGGCTAGTCAAAGTTTTTCcaaacttttttttccaatcCTCGTGAGGAATTAAAtctttgcacagccagaCAGACATGCTCACCCATGCTGATTTCGcaatccagaaattctCTTGTTCCTATTATGTTGGCACTTAGACTTAGATCCTGCTCCAAGAACATTCCGCTGGCTCGAGGATACCACCGATTTGCCACTAACTGCCATAAAGGCTCCAAAATGAGAACAGAGTTTCGTCTAGCGCTGGTTTCCGGCCTACTTCTGGCCACCTCCTACGTCTCCCTCACAAATAACAATTTGCGCTCCGACTCTCTGCCGGCCCAGGGAGCCGGTAGTACggaccagaaacagctgtttTCGGCATCCACAAACTCTCTAAGCGGCATTTCGGCCCAGCAAAACAAACAAGGCATTTATCTACTCAGCGATGCCGAGGTCAGCAGAAGGTTGAGACAATACGAAGAGTCGTACCTGGTCAACCGCGGAAAGGGCGTGATTCGGTACGATATCTGTCAGCTGCCTAGCAACAACCCAATTGAAGACGACCGCAGCGAGAAGCTCGTCCAAGTTCCCGTCCAGGACAGGGAAAACAACAATGCGCGTGTCGAGACAGATTGGCACTTCTGGTCCATTTTCGATGGCCACGCGGGTTGGAACACGTCTGCCAAGCTTCGTGACAGCCTTCTCGACTACGTGGTCAACGAACTGGACCAGGCATACAAAGTCAGCGACAAGAACCTCAGGCTGATCCCGTCGAGCGAAACAATCGACCGGGCCATCAAAC
The sequence above is a segment of the Ogataea parapolymorpha DL-1 chromosome I, whole genome shotgun sequence genome. Coding sequences within it:
- a CDS encoding Translation machinery-associated protein 46 translates to MPPKKAQKAQKDAEKKKNAKKVQKQLEDKTFGLKNKNKSKKVQQYVNQVTAQAADKKAQAMAKQRAAEKKAAEEAKKEAAKLLQSSIPTQKVPFGVDPKSILCEFFKAGACTRGKNCKFSHDLAVGRKAAKRDLYADDKDEEKRNDTMDNWDEEKLRKVILSKHGNPKTTTDKVCKHFISAVEDGKYGWFWTCPDSDPKQGKECKYRHSLPPGFVLKTKEQRRLERMALEAQPKITLEDFIETERDKLPRDKLTPITPATFAEWKKKHTQEKEKQSETAKRALTGREIIIKKFADKFYQEEDTGEKGTEIDMSQFRVALDEVDNENIKDYGDGKNAFFEENNAS